From the genome of Triticum aestivum cultivar Chinese Spring chromosome 1A, IWGSC CS RefSeq v2.1, whole genome shotgun sequence:
ggtgccaacggctgaagatgctctaagccAGCAAGAGCCAAAGCTGCAGGTTGGAGTACCAATCATCGGTTAGTGTCAGCCACCAACCTAGCAACGTGGAAAGCACTGGCATGCATGCACGAACGCCGGCCAGGCTAAAGAAACCTACCGCGGCGCTCCGATCCGGCGTCCGGACCTCGAGAAACGATTGATCCTACTGGAAATCGATTGATCCCGGAGAAACGACCGCGCGATCGGACGGCGGCAGGTACACGTCCGGTCGCCGCAGACCGCACCACCTACCATTAGCGCCCGCCTTTCGACCTCAGACCGCAGCTACGTGCCACGTACTGGCTACGTCTACTGTGCCAATTAATCCTTTCAGACCACGACACGGAAATGCATACCGACATCTAGAAACCCAAGAAATTCTCATTCTGCTCCAGGTCTCCAGTGCACTCCTTGTCCTGCAGGAGGAGCACAGTAGTCTGGCTAGCTAGCTGTAAACACAGGCAAATTCGAGGACCCTCGGATCCATGTACGCTGCGCTATATATGGCCGTCCGCACTGCATGCCTCCGGAGCACGTACCGTTCGTTCGCCGTGGCAGCGACATCGACATGAGCAAGAGGCGCGGGGCGACGGAGAGCGCCGGGAACGACCCGGCCGGCGCGCCGGTGCGCCTCCCGGGGTCGCCGCGGCGCGGCGCGAGCCGGGGCGGCGTGTTCGAGTGCAGGACGTGCGGCAGGCGGTTCCCGACGTACCAGGCGCTGGGCGGGCACCGGGCcagccacgggcgacatctccccAGCGCCAGCGGGCTGCGCGACGGCGACGCCCTCGGGCTCCGGCTGCTGGAGCCACGCGGTGGAGAGGCGAGGCCGAGGACGCATGGGTGCCCCGTCTGCGGCGTGGAGTTCGCTGTCGGGCAGGCGCTCGGCGGGCACATGAAGCGGCACCGTGAcatggccgacgccgacgccgacgcgaaCGCGCACGGCACCATGGCGGCAACGTCCGTGAAGGATGACGGCGCTGGAGCCGGCTGCACGGCCGAGATCTGCCTGGACTTGAACCTGGCGCAGGCGGAGAACTGCGCAAAGTGCAGGAATGCTAGGGCCAGCGGCGAAGCCCAGAGACCGCTACTAGGGTGGAATCCGTGAATGTGTCACATAATACCATGGCAAAAAAAAAGGATTGATGTTTCAACAAATTCTGAATTTTATTTTGTGAATGTTCCGTGACATATGTCTACTATACCCAAATATTTCAGTTCCAAATCCAAATGCctaaaaattccaaatcatgtactCACTCTgtttcgaattacttgtcgcaggtatggatgtatctagatatatttagTTCTAGttatatccatttctgcgacgagtaatttggaacggagttAGTACATCTCTCACCCGTTACTGTTCTGCTCTCTTTGTCGAACCGTGCTTTTTATTAGTGTTGCTATTTCTCGCTTGTTTGAATTGCAATTTTAGTACTCCCTTTGTTCATTTTTACAAGGCTTTGTAGATGTTTTAGACAGTGTACAAAACAACATAATTTCacttgtctgaaatgacttataaAAGTAAACGGAGGAAGTACTTATTTTAAGTTGCAGAACAGAAAAATATACCACTGCGACtaatacatagtactccctccattagAACTAACTGTCGttcaaatgagtgaatctacacacttCGGAAGCAACGGTCGTtcaaatgagtgaatctgcacacTGAAACTTGTCTAGATACACGCATTTCAGTGACAGTTAAATCCGAAAGGAGGTACGAGATAACACAGTTGATTGTTGATCAGAAGGCTACAGGAATTGAAATTTATTAAAATTCcagccaactactccctccgttcccaaatataagtccttttagagatttcaacaaataactaaatacggagcaaaatgagtgaatctgcactctaaaatatgtctatatacatccatatgttgtagtccatttgaaatctctaaaaagacttatatttaggaacagagggagcagTAAAAAGGTAAGAGGTCTCATTCTCACGTCAACTACTTGCATACATGCAAGAACAGCATAAGAGCTCACACCACAGCATCACAACAAGTTATTCCATGCATATTGATTGCTCGGAAAGAAACAGCAGCAAGCCAACAGCATGGATTTGAAATCATTACACACTGTAGCGAGAGGTTCAACGGACTGAAATCCAGCGTACAATAGCTCCCAGCAATGGCAACAGCTACGTCAAAGGCAAGGGTAGTTGCTTCAAAGAATGGGAAGCGAATATAAGTACAACCAGATCTGTATCATAAGTCATAATTTTCTTCTTGATTGACATTCTTCCTATAACAGACAAGCAGCAGGAACCGAATGATGTCAAATAAACAATGATCACGGACACACTGACTCGTCCCTTAAGAGCCACAGCAGGCAGACCCCGAAGCTGCCGGGGCGTCGCCGCCTTCTGCCTTGTTAATCTTGATGGTCTTGTCCTGCAAAGTGGAGAACAAATCCCTCAGGGCGCCAAACAAGATGGTGGAGACCCGGACGTAAGATGTAATTGAGTAGAGTTATCATCTGTACCTCAGGCTTGGAATCGGTCTCAGCAAGCCTCTGCTTAATGTCGCGGGCAATGGAGAAGAAAACTTGCTCCACGTTGAGGTTTGTCTTGGCACTCTGAAAGACAGCACACAATGAAATTAGAAAGACTACTCTCCACTGGAACGATCAACCAATTTGACAAGCAACATACAGTTTCAAAGAACTTGATGCCGTATTCATCAGCCAAAGCTTGCCCCTTCGCAGTAGGTACAGCCTGGAGAAACAATTGAAAATAAACCATTTAACTAGTGATTTCGAACCTATAATATAAAGTAAGGCCTAGTCAAATATTATAGAATACTACTACAAGAACAAAAAAAGGGGGAGGGGATTCGTGGACACATACCCTTTTACTCTCATCCATATCAGCCTTGTTGCCAATCAAAATTTTGTTGACATTGTCAGAGGCATGCTGCTCGATGTTCCGGATCCAGTTCCTTATGTCTGTGTATCCAGTGAACCAAAGGTCAATAAAGGCAAAAGACATCAAAATGGAAGCATTAGGGGGTGTACACAAGTAAGAAGACGGTACTGTTGAAAGATGACTCATCGGTGACATCATAAACAAGCAGGATACCCATGGCTCCACGGTAATACGCTGAAATATAATAAAGAAATGAAGTTTAGTTGGTCAGAAACATTACGCATATACAGCATTTCCTCTTAGTAATTCTATCACAATAACTTCACAGCAAACAGTATAGCAGATTGGAACAATCATTATTCATACCAGTGGTAATAGTCCGGAAACGTTCTTGACCAGCCGTGTCCCATATTTGTAGCTTAATACGTTTCTGATCCAGCTCTATTGTTCTGATCTTAAAGTCAATACTACACGAACAAATGATAAGAATTAGTGTAGGGCAACATAAGGAAGTGTCCTAGCTTCCACTTGAGCAGTAAACAATCCTCCCAACAACGAAAAGACCAACCCGATCGTGGTAATAAAGCTCGTAGTGAAGGAGCCATCAGAGAACCGCAGGAGGAGGCAACTCTTGCCAACACCTACACACGGAAAATTGGAGAAATAAGAGTCCTTGTCAGACAATAGTAAATATAAAGCTTCACTAGCAAACATGCCACTGGCTACAGAAAAAATAAGTACAGAATAAAAGAATTATTATTAGTTGCCCCTGATCATCCCCTCTGGGAAGCAAGAGACtccctctatctctatctctatcaaCTCTGGGCAACGCATTGCCGTTCAATCTATGGCGTCTACTAGCTAGTCACATAACAGCACatataaggctggtcacaatggggaggaacttaggagtaacatcacacactccaatacaactttgcttatgtgtcacatatttaatgaagagagaggtgcttgtggtaactagctaagttactggaacatcacacactccaagaaacaatgagtctataacctaataaatacattgttgcatgacactacatagatgttcctacccactgtggaggtagtaacagtctagggaagtgtgtaagttactagactatgttcttgcccattgtgaccagcctaacacCAAAAGGAGGCATCTTTGACATGCTCCAAGGTAACTTATATTTCAAGCTACACATTCTTAACCTCTTTACCATACAGCAGGAGCAGCAAAAGAATGCTAAATGATTGTGTGGCCTGTTCTCTGTCCGGCCTTGTAAACTATACAAACAAGCACAGATGATAAAGTCAAGCCTGCCCCTCAATATCTCTCTTAAACAAGTCTTGATGCTTAATCTACCAAGCAAGGAGTGTGAAAGCACCATTCCATAAGCTGGACCGTTTCCAATGCTCCTCCAACCACAAGTTCCCAATTGAATGTCCATCCATAAAATTGAATGAAAAATAGCTGCAACACGCAACCTATCCGCTCTCCTAGCTCGAAATTCTCCCGATTTTGCATCAGAAACTAATGCATGCTAGGACATAGCGAGCACCTCATCCTAAAGCCAGCAACGGATGCTTGTACGCACAATAATAGCATGCTCCGAACAGGAAGCAGGCAGAGGCTATTGAGGAAACATTCCCCTCGCCCTGGCGCTACAAATGGAAGAGGAAGCACACGAATTCGTCCGCAGGCAACGTAAATGACGAATCCCTGCGAGATCCGCTTGGTCCACGCGGCCAATCGAACCGTGATCCAACACGAGCGCGCGCGCAGTAGCCGCGCGGCGGAAggtgagagaggggggagagatctaGCGGGGGGGCACGAACCGCTGTCCCCGATGAGGAGGAGCTTGATGAGGTAGTCGTAGTCGGCCCGGGCCCTCGCCGGCGGCGCAGCCATGTCGCGCGCAcccgcctcctcctcgtcctcctcctcctcctcctaccccTCGATCGGCGCTGGTGCTGATCCCCCGACCTGCGAGCCAAGACGAGCGTCAGGCGCGAGGAATAATGGCTGGCTGGCGGGGCCTCGACGGCGCGCGAGGCGGGCCGGAGGGCGGCGCGGGGGGGCGGGATCGGCGCGCACCGGCAGACGAGGGGGCGGGGATcggggcgcgggcggtggcggtggcggatctggggggagggggcgggggcgaggcgagGAGGACGGCGAAATCGATTTTTTTGACGTGGGGGGTTAAATGGTGGCTGGTTTGATTCGTCGGCCTCCTCAGTTTTGTTTTTGTGCTTCCACGATTCGACGCTGCGTGGTGCGTCCGTCGGGTCGGGCCGCCTCGCTTGGATTCGAAGACAGTGCTTCTGCCCGCCCGCGCGGCCACCGACCGGTGACCCTATGCGCTGGGCGGGTCGCGCCGCGTGAAAGGGCCTTGGAGACGCTGACCTGTGGGGCAGGCGCATGCCTCTGCCTGCCAGGGGCCCGCGTGTCTGCCAGATCGGATGGAACTTTGTGTATACATACGTGTGGCGATCAAGTGTGCGTGTGTGTGAGCTTGCGTTGCTGCCTTCTGGTTCAAGAGGAGCGACAAAATGGTTGTGCCAAACTTTCCAAATTCTGACTTGAAATGCTACCGCGAGATGTGTGAAATTTCCACAAGAAAACTACCTTCAAACCAAGCACAAGGCGAGAACCAacatgtaagggcatctccagccgcgtcctcAGGAAGACCTCTCCAGGCTTTTTTTtacgccggcgccgaaaaatcggcccagtcgcgcccccagaagcccgattttcgccggcttgggccaaaAACAGCGCCggtggacccaggccgaacccggcgcgctggggggcgcccgggggcgccggggcgaactgttttggcgcgaaacagccgcgggcccgccgcgtcagcgactctaccctcttctcgccccttcgtcatcctcatcgcctcgtttcccgcggcgaatcaatgccaaagatgccgcgccggtcagcctgcgccattgatgcctcacgggcggcgcagtgaagactgaatgacgcgcgtccctcgccctccctcgcccgccacgcgtactcaCGGCGGCTCGCGCCCGGGCGACGCCTCGGCCTATATAAGACGCGCCCCAGCGCACTCGGCGACTCGCActctctcgccgtcgtcgttcctccctctcctctctctcgccgtctccagttcatCACACCCATGCCcaagcgcttcccaggcgacggcgcggcggcgaacgacTTCGGCCGCCGCAATCTTCACAagaacgaggctcgcctccttttcgaggccgagtacccggtcccgccggacatgcgggtgccggggcgtggaggatcagcgccggcggcgtgccggtgcccccgatacccaccggcgcggcgcggcgtgcggagatcgcacgcatccgctcgtccctgccgcgtgcggcgagggaggggccacggtacgtccccgtCAGCCCACTCtgaaggagatcgccgcccgcaagcgtgggcgcaaggacgagcacggcgtcgtggtcctcgacagcgacgacgacgacgacgcccccagaccgtccaacccgccgcgccaaccgagggagggatgcagcagggacggcggaggcgtcggcgggggcgacgacgacgacgacggcggtgactacacgcggttctacaacctcctcggcatgtagaaccgcgtgggcgggcggcgaggcgggcggcgagggagatggcgggggtagcccgcggtagtttttcctttttttgtaaaatatgtttaaatttgaacgaactcgaacatgtttgcgttgtgtttgcgccgaatttaaacattttaaaaaccCGTGGGgggccgcgactggggggcatcacggccctagtgcgcggtttagcgccggtgcgcccccagggaGCGATTTTTTGCCCCTTCtgggggggcaacggctggagatgccctaattgGATAGCTAGGAGGGCAGCGGTATCCCCAGGCCATCAAGGTTCAAGTCCTGGTGTTGTGCTAGCATTTAtcctagatttatttcaggattttcggcgatgcgtgTTCAGTGCGAGAAAAACGTTCGCGCTGACTACGAGGCGTCTACGgtaacttcgtaaaatctcaaaatGACATGCCAGCTCGGTCTTTTTAAGATGCTCATAGGGATATGATGTGcgcgtgtgcgttcataggggtgagagTATACGTGTTTATATGAGCGCTTGGTTTGTACTATGTTAAAGGAAACAGGCACAAAAGTTTATGCATTGTATTGTGTTTTCTTTCCACGAGGAACTTGGATCCTTAGGCACTGTATAACGGCGGGTGCTTGCACGGGTGGCTGAGAGGTCTTTCCCTGAGGCAAAAGCAAAGGTTTGCTTCCGGTACCAGCCGGTGTTTGCACAATGTAAGTGCTCCCTTGAAGTCATGCGGAAGGGCGGTAGAAACAACCGAAGCACCTCAAAGCTACAAGACGACATCTATTCGCGACGCAATGTTGCTCCTTTCCATTAAGCACATGTGCGTATGCACCCACCATGGTTTCAAGGCTGATATGGTCATCGGTATGTAAGTATGATGTGTAACATGTGTCGAAACCACTTTCCaaaactaaaacttttattctgACCGCCGAACAGAAAAGATGTATTGAAACGACATTGGATGTGCGAAAACCACACGACCTGAGAGCGGCGAGCTTTCGAGAACCACTATAGCCGCAAGAGGGCTCTCGGAATCAGTTGCGAGCAAAAGCTAGATCAGATGCTTGTGACTATCACTCAATCAACTTTACCAAATGTTCACTCTCGTTTCAGTGCATGTAAGGAGGAGAAAGGGGAACAATGTATGCAGTGCCAAGCATAAGGAGTCGGCGGCCTCGGCCATTCTTTTTGATCGGGCGGAGGAGATAAAAGGGAACAGCACTGGCTTCCTTTCAACTCCACGACGAGCGCCCTTTGTGTGGGTGGTGGTCACGCAGCCCCATGCCACCATGGCTTGCAAATGTTGAGTTGCCGGATTCTTTTGCTAGTGAGTGCTGTTGCAGCACGCAAAAGGTTGCTCCACGGACGGTCAAATCGAAACACTCCGGTGAGGTTACCGGCTGAGCACCGGCGGCTAACGGCGTCTGGGTCCGTCAAGTGTGACGATAATAACCCAACTAACGCAAGTGCCTCCAAACAAACAGCTCATGCCCAGACGAGACCAGTTCTGGACAACTAGACCGGTTCCGTGTCAATGGCCCATGGCACATGCAAGGCTTAGTCCTTGAGACTCTAATATTGTGAGAGATGTTTACTCGCTGTTTTTCTGAATAATAATAGAAGCTTGAAAGACTGGTTAACGGAGAAATCGTAAATAAATCCCAATGATTTACATAAGCGTGTGGAAGTGGCCGCCTTCATAGACAAACAAAGATCCAATAACAATGTgcttatgctatgttgagagaagcatATAAATTTTAGGGTTGAGAAGCACTACAATTGTCCACCAAATAAGATTCTTCCAGCTACTAGAGGCATACAAAATGACAGATACATATGGAGAAGCAAACACCGAACATCCCCCACACAAAAAAAGCAATCAACAAAAATCTCTCCAGCCAGAACAGAGACAAAAGACAGATAACAAATAGTATCATACTCAAGATCCAAACGGGCTAATAATATCCCTGCATGTGCATGGTATGCAGAATCAGAAATACAGCACAGGCTAGCAAACACACATGACATAGGGCACAAATGGCATCTTCAAAGTCATAATTCATCGCAGGCAAGACCCAAAATTCGAAAGTGCATCTCATAATTAACCGAATCCAACATAACATAACAAAGGCATAGCAGCTATGCAGGCAAAAAGTAGACAACCTTGATGTCCTGAGATAACATCCTATCACACCGGTCTGAAATACAACTTTCACAAAATTTCCGCTCAGTAGAAAAAGCCTAGCACTTTGCCACCAACATTCTTCCTCCTGGCTTCCTCGTGATCCATGATGCCAGCAGAGGTTGTCAGGACGATGTAGCCAAACTGCAGTTCAAACAGGTAAACTTGGTTATAATGATGGTAAAAACTTGGAAGAGTCGTTACAGATTGTGAGCTCAAAATATGGCAATGCTACACAGTTTGCAGTGAAATGAACAAGCAAAGAAGCTGACCTGACGAGATGGAAGCAGCCTGGCGGTCCACCCCTCAATCTCCTTGACACCAACATCAAAACGGGGACTGATGACTCCACACTTGTTCAGTCTCCCGTTCAACTCCACAACAATCTTGCCAGATCTGTGGTCATCAACATACTCAAACTCACCAATGTAACCTGCAGAAAAAAGAGGCAGTGAGTAATCCATGCTATGGGATAGTTGCATATAGAACATGGCAGAAATGGAACTAACCGTGCTTCTGCATGACGATGAGGAACTTGATGATCACCTTTGAGGAGGGCCTGATCATGACCTGCCTCTTGCCACGCTTCTCAGCGTTGTACATGCTCTTGAGAGCATCGTTCAGGACGCTAACCCTCACCATCCTTACCTAACCTACAGAGACAGGCACAAAGATTTGTAAGACCACACTAAAATGCACACGTTTCAGCTAAGTTTAAAACAATATGATCAGATGCAAAGAGTAATGAGTGGCAAGATTGGTTTCTGAATTGCAGCTAAACTGACACTGGGAGACAGAATGTCAAATTGTGACAGTACAAAAGTAAGCGCAGCACATAAAATAAATCAAGGTGGAACTCCATAATTCATCTAAAACATCATGGTTTAGAAGACTGGTAAGTAAATGAAAAATTGGCAAAGGTAAACATCAAAGATTAGTTTGGCACCACTACTTCAGAACACACCTACTTGGACTTGCTTAACACAGAAACAAGTCACAAACTTAAACAGTAGGATAGACTGTCATGTAAATGGTTTCCTAAAGTGCTCATGAAACAGATATAATTGGCAGTAAACCCTAGCAAAGCATAGCACAACAGCTAAATATGCCACAAAGGGGCCTCCCAAAATCCATGGTGGCCCAAACCGACTACTTGAGATTAAACATTTTGTTTCCCTCTATGGCAGGTTTCGGAACAACTCGGCAGCAATTGTGGAGACAGATGTCACAGATCAGTACCCCCTGTCATTGATCCGCAATAGAACATATTTCACTCTTCAATCTCTATGATGGCAAAAACACGCCCAATAATTTGACTGGTGCCATTCACGGATGAAACTACGGGATCTACTCTACACAGTCGCAGCGGACCCGTGATCCTAGGATCTAGAACATCTTAATTCATCATCACACCCGAAGCTGCACTTGCTTTGCACCGGATAGACAAAACAAGCAAGAACATGCGCATAAACAACTACCAAAACCAAGGATCTGATCAATAAGAGTGGGCACGACGGCACAGAGGGAGCAAACACCTTCAACGCCTGCCCTGGCCCGAAGGATCTCTACGCGCGAGGGGGGCGAGGAGGGGACGGAGAGGGGGAGACGTACCTCGTAGGGGGGAGAAGCCGGGAGCTCTCTGCTTTGGTGGggtggcggcggggaggcgagggCGAGGGAGGAAGGCGACGGCGGGGAGAGAAACTGCCCGAGGTAGGGTTTTGAGGTGTTAAAAAAGGGGAGCGGATGGGTGCGCGCCCGTTGGATCTGGGTTGGACGGTGGTCGATCGCCTCGAGGGGTGGGTGCCCTAGATGGACGCGGGCATTTGCGGTTTGGCCCTTTGCTGCTTGGATATTTGAGCGACGGTTCTTGGTGTGGAGAGATGACATGTGGGACATGTTGAGTGGCCGTAAGGAATGACAATTCACTTGGGTTGggatttttttaacacagtacaacaCAAATGCCCACGTACACGCACATACACTCTTTCATATCCCATGTGAACATATACACATACACTCTACTCCTATAATCTCCTCTGAGTCTTCCTAGTCAAcgtgaacgtctcctcccactagaTGAACATCATCGAAAAGTTTGGGAATAAATCAGGAAAATGTGAGCACTGGTACCAAGTTTGGGACCAATCCTGATGGGCTGGTTCTACCATGAGAAACCTAACCATCCGAGTTGCGCTCAGTTCCCAATTCACTTAGAGTGGTTGATAAGTCGATCTTATCTTAGCCTCACCACACGTAATCTATAGAAGACAAAAAAATATGCAAAACGGATTGTCTTTTGGTTTTATGTCTAATAACTATATATCCCTGAATATATGTTGCGATATGTTGTTGCTAATCCTTCCTTAATTAAGAGATGAAACTCCTAGCATAGCACTATTATACACGCCTTTACACCGTCATGCACTGTAAAGTAGAATGATTTCACCACCAAGGGACTCTTTGATTCATAACATTTCATCAAAATGGGAATATGAAGAATGTAAGGACATGGTAGGATTGGATGTGTAAAAcaaagatatataaaaacacataaatTTGCAGAACTGGGTGTTTGATTcaaagaaataggaaaaaaacatggTTCCTAAAAGGCTTAGTCAAATTATACAAAGATAAGATTAAGTTTTCTGCCAAAAAAATAACAATTTTTTTAACATCACCTTACATTAATTAACCAGAGCGAAACTTACAATCATTCGATACaaaattcaccacacagggcgATACATCATTAACAAGAATACAATCGAATCTATTGTCAAAACTAAGTTTTGCTATTAGATGAGCCACCACATTGGCAGATCGACTAATCTTAGCCATTTGAAAGTTGTTTATCAGCTTAGATAAGCTCAGTGCTTCCTTCTTCAAATCGACCAACGATGACCTATCAAGGTTCTCTGTTGCAAGAGTCGTCACAACGAACgcacaatcagtctctaaaataaTAGGATTGTGGAGAGGTATACCTATGTATAGACCAGCAATGCATGCCCTTAGCTCTGCTTCGTCCACACTTTGACACGATCCAAAGAAGTCCCAAGAAGAGACAATGACTTCCCCAGCCGCATTCCTAACCACCACACCGACACTTGCTTCTTTGATGCTCTCTACAAAGCTTGCGTCAACATTAATCTTTAAAAACCAGTTGGTGGGGGAGTCCAATCCGCCTTAGCTCCCACATTATCAggtgcatgaaggaaatatgccctagaggcaataataaagttattatttatttccttatatcatgataaaagtttattattcatgctagaattgtattaactggaaacataatgcatgtgtgaatacatagacaaacagagtgtcactagtatgcctctacttgactagctcgttaatcaaagatggttatgtttcctaaccatggacaaaagagttgtcatttgattaacgggatcacatcattagttgaatgatctgattgacatgacccattccattagcttagcacccgatcgtttagtatgttgctattgctttcttcatgacttatacatgttcctatgactatgagattatgttactcccgtgtgccggaggaacactttgtgtgcaaccaaacgtcacaacgtaactgtgtgattataaaggtgctctacaggtgtctccaaaggtacatgttgggttgacgtatttcgagattatgatttgtcactccgatcgtcggagaggtatctctgggccctctcggtaatgcacatcacttaaaccttgcaagcattgcaactaatgagttagttgcgggatgatgtattacggaacgagtaaagagacttgccggtaacgagattgaactaggtattggataccgacgatcgaatctcgggcaagtaacataccgatgacaaagggaacaacgtatgttgttatgcggtctgaccgttaaaagatcttcgtagaatatgtaggaaccaatatgggcatccaggtcccgctattggttattgatcggagacatgtctcggtcatgtct
Proteins encoded in this window:
- the LOC123059201 gene encoding ras-related protein RABE1c; this translates as MAAPPARARADYDYLIKLLLIGDSGVGKSCLLLRFSDGSFTTSFITTIGIDFKIRTIELDQKRIKLQIWDTAGQERFRTITTAYYRGAMGILLVYDVTDESSFNNIRNWIRNIEQHASDNVNKILIGNKADMDESKRAVPTAKGQALADEYGIKFFETSAKTNLNVEQVFFSIARDIKQRLAETDSKPEDKTIKINKAEGGDAPAASGSACCGS
- the LOC123152692 gene encoding zinc finger protein ZAT12-like, whose product is MPPEHVPFVRRGSDIDMSKRRGATESAGNDPAGAPVRLPGSPRRGASRGGVFECRTCGRRFPTYQALGGHRASHGRHLPSASGLRDGDALGLRLLEPRGGEARPRTHGCPVCGVEFAVGQALGGHMKRHRDMADADADANAHGTMAATSVKDDGAGAGCTAEICLDLNLAQAENCAKCRNARASGEAQRPLLGWNP
- the LOC123059212 gene encoding 40S ribosomal protein S15a-1, translating into MVRVSVLNDALKSMYNAEKRGKRQVMIRPSSKVIIKFLIVMQKHGYIGEFEYVDDHRSGKIVVELNGRLNKCGVISPRFDVGVKEIEGWTARLLPSRQFGYIVLTTSAGIMDHEEARRKNVGGKVLGFFY